In a single window of the Schistocerca americana isolate TAMUIC-IGC-003095 chromosome X, iqSchAmer2.1, whole genome shotgun sequence genome:
- the LOC124556244 gene encoding piggyBac transposable element-derived protein 1-like has translation MRTYVPCKPNPLGLKNFILASSDGLVLDFAIYTGKGTIPDSDRKEHGLGVGILKLLARNISNEYNHVIDSDRFITSSKSVQLLLDRNIFQTGTMMANRVKEVASKFKRDQELQRGQWDEYVREDQEICALKWKDNKSVTLLASCIGSEPEGTCKRWCNTEKAKVSVKQPAIIKSYNRNMGGIDLCHRYMAYYRSNIRTKKWTVRVFNHFTDLAIINSWIMYKRCCQKEGIPKQKWMSLINFRIHLSHDLAKSSKIVDSLELSKVISPSVKQEYVSSSDEDEQHQPTKRRRIVPKPTRESKCDRVTTFLNILRVVLPQGVGYQGASHVPA, from the coding sequence ATGCGAACATATGTACCTTGCAAACCTAATCCACTtggcctcaaaaattttattttagcgtCATCAGATGGACTTGTCCTTGATTTTGCTATATACACTGGCAAAGGAACAATTCCTGACAGCGATCGAAAAGAACATGGCCTGGGAGTGGGTATACTCAAACTACTGGCTAGAAATATATCCAATGAATACAATCATGTAATTGACAGTGACAGATTTATCACCAGTTCAAAATCTGTTCAGCTTTTACTAGACAGGAATATATTTCAGACAGGAACTATGATGGCCAATAGAGTAAAAGAAGTAGCTTCTAAGTTCAAGAGAGATCAGGAGCTGCAGCGGGGGCAATGGGATGAGTACGTAAGGGAGGACCAGGAAATTTGTGCCCTCAAATGGAAGGACAATAAATCCGTCACTTTGTTAGCCTCGTGCATAGGGAGCGAACCAGAGGGTACCTGCAAACGATGGTGTAATACAGAAAAAGCAAAGGTTAGTGTCAAACAACCAGCCATCATCAAAAGCTATAATCGCAATATGGGTGGCATTGATCTTTGTCATAGATACATGGCATACTATAGGTCAAACATCAGAACAAAAAAGTGGACTGTCAGAGTATTCAACCACTTCACTGATTTAGCCATAATTAATTCATGGATTATGTACAAAAggtgttgtcaaaaagaagggatACCAAAACAAAAGTGGATGTCTCTCATAAACTTCAGAATTCACTTGTCCCACGACTTGGCAAAGTCTTCAAAAATTGTAGACTCACTGGAACTGTCGAAAGTAATTTCTCCGAGTGTGAAACAGGAGTATGTCAGCAGTTCTGATGAAGATGAGCAGCATCAGCCCACAAAACGAAGACGAATTGTACCAAAGCCAACTAGAGAAAGCAAATGTGACAGGGTTACCACCTTCCTGAATATATTGAGAGTAGTTTTGCCTCAAGGTGTCGGTTACCAGGGTGCAAGTCACGTTCCTGCATAA